ACGATTGACTTTACCAATAATTGCGGCTTGGGCACAGATTAAGGGTATCGATCTTGTTGGCACCGCCGATTTTACTCACCCAGTCTGGTTATCGGAGATCAGAAAACAGTTAACAGAAGATGGGGAGGGGATTTACAGACTTCGAGATGAGTTCAGAGTTGATCTGCCATACGCGGTGAAAGAACCTCGACCGGTGCGATTTACCCTCACGCATGAAATCGCGACGATTTGGAGTCAGAATGGGAAATTGCGAAGGATGCATACTGTTGTGGTGGCGCCAAATCTTGAGGTTGCGGAAAAATTGACCAAAACTCTTACTCCCCATGGTAAACTCGGCGCTGACGGCCGGCCAATTTTAGGCATGAGCGCACGGACCCTGGCCGAATTGGCATGGTCAGTTGATGAACGGATGCTAATAATTCCGGCGCATGCTTGGACGCCATGGTTTGCGGTTTTTGGCTCACAGTCGGGATTTGATTCACTTGAAGAGTGTTTTGGCGCCGATCTCGTCGATCGAATTCCGGCGATTGAAACGGGGATGAGTTCGAATCCGGCAATGAATTGGCAACTCTCCGCGCTTGATTCAGTCGCGCTTATTTCTTGTTCCGATGGCCATTCACCAGATAACCTCGGCCGCGAAGCGACGGTTTTCCATGTCGAAGATGATCTATCCTTTGGCCTCGTTGCTAAAATGATCTGGGAAGCCGCTCCGATCAGACGTCAAAATAATCAAACACACAAATCACAAACCATGAATTATCTTGACTATACGATTGAGTTCTTTCCCGAAGAGGGTAAATATCATCACGATGGTCACCGTCTCTGTGGGGTAAACTGGAATCCAGAAGAGCGCAAACGACACCAAGGTATGTGTACCAGTTGCGGCAAACCTGTCACAGTCGGCGTTCTCTCGAGGATTGATGCCCTGGCTGATCGTCCGCTTGGCTTCAGGCCCGATGGCGCGCCGCGTTTTCTCTCGATCGTTCCCATTCGCGATATTGCTTCGGCTCTGCTTTTAGTCGGTAAAAAGACCAAAGCAGTCGATAAACTTTACACCTCGCTCATAAGCTCGCTTGGCCCGGAGTTTGATGTGCTGCTAGATGCTCCAGTCGAAAAAGTACGCGAGGCAAGTTCGGAGAATTTTGCCGAAATTATCGCCGCGATGCGCGCTGGCAACGTCTGCATGCGCCCCGGTTATGATGGAGTTTATGGCGTTTTGGAACTTCCTTCACATCAGCCAAAGCAGACGTCGTTATTTCAAAAGGCGTAGTCTATGACCGATAAAACTCACCAAATTCTTGGACTCGCGACCGCCACAGTCGGATTTTTTGTGATTCATCCCGATATTGATCTTACCTGGTCGGTCGCTGGCACTCTTCTCTTTGGTTCGTTTTTTGGCTCGATCTTGCCAGACATCGATCAACCGACATCGAATTTTTGGGATTCAGTGCCGCTTGGGAAGATCATCAATAGGCCGCTTGCCAAGACGCTTGGTGGTCATCGTAATCTCTCACACTCAATTCTTGGGTTTCTCTTATTTACCTGGATCGTTGGCTGGTTATTCACGGCGCTCATTCGTCCAGACAGCTTTGTCAGTCAAGTTATTTTCCTCGAAAGTTTCCAACTTGGATTTATTGCGCACCTAATTGCCGATTCAGTTACCGTTCAGGGAATCCCGGTTTTTTGGCCATTGGGCGGCAACATGGGTTTTCCGCCTCGACCACTGCATGGAGCGCGTATCCTAACAGGCAAGTGGTTTGAGAATTTAGTTGTTTTCCCGGTGTCGATTCTTGGTTTTATTTTTCTACTCGCCAATTACTCGAATCGCCTTTGCTTGATTTTGTCAGATTGGTTATGTCGGTAGTGTCGATATGCCTGAATTACCTGAAGTCGAGATAGTCGCGCGAGGTTTGGCCAAGCGATTAGTCGATCAAACCGTGATCAATGTCCAGGTGTCGAATCAAAAGAGTTTCCTTGCAGACGCGGCAGATATTCAAAAGCACCTCATTCGCGCGCGCGTCCTATCGGTGAGGCGACGGCAAAAGTTGATTCTGATTGAATTATCGAACGGCTGGATGTTAGTTATTCATCTTAAAATGACGGGACAATTGATATTTTTATCAAGCAAAAAATCCTTCGTCGGTGGGCATCCGGAGAAGGTTTACACTCAATCGTTGCCTAACAAACATACGCATGTGGTCATTAATTTCAGCCACGGTATTCTATATTTCAACGATTTGCGCAAATTCGGCTGGATGCGTCTCTTTACTCGGCGAAAAGAGACGGACAGCAGACATCGGTCGATCGAAGAATTCTTGCAAGCGTTAATGCTCGGGCCAGAGCCACTCGAAGGAGATTTTACGGTTCAGTGGTTAAAAGATCGGTTGCAGAAGCGACAGATTCCTATCAAGCAAGCATTAATGGATCAAAAAATCGCCGCCGGGGTCGGAAATATTTATGCCGACGAAGCTTTGTTTCGAGCTGGCATTCAACCCGAACGGTTGGCAAAATCTTTGAAAATCCAAGAAATCGCAAAATTACATCGAACCATTCGAGATGTTTTGCGCTTAGGCATTATTCGGGGCGGCACTAGTGTCAATACCTATCTAAATAGCGAGGGCACGCCCGGTAAGATGCAAGCGTACTTAAAAGTTTATGGGCGTAGAGGGCAAAGGTGTTTCAAATGTAAGCATCTGATTAAACGAATTCGAATTGGTCAACGCTCAACACATTTTTGTCCAGTGTGCCAGAAATAATTTGTCATAACTTCCTTGTCTTTTCTCCTGTCAGTCGGTAATCTCAAGAAATGAAACCGACTTTACTTGTCCTGGCGGCAGGTGTTGGCAGTCGTTACGGCGGACTTAAACAGCTTGATCTCGTTGGTTCGCTGGGGACAATTATCGATTATTCAGTTTACGATGCCCTGGAGGTTGGTTTTGGCAAAATTGTTTTTGTAATTAACAAACTTCTGCAAGCGGAATTTGAAACGAAAATCGGCAGGAAATATGCTAAAGTTTGCGAGATTGCGTACGTGCGCCAAGAGCTCACGAGCGATTTGCTAGTTGGATTCAATCTACCGTCCGCGCGCAGTAAGCCCTGGGGAACGGGACATGCAATTTTAGTTGCCGAAGAGGCGATTCAAGAACCTTTCGTGGTGGTGAATGCGGATGATTTTTATGGCCGAGAATCTTTTCGGGTGATTGCAAATTTTTTACGTTCGTCGAATGAGTACGGCTTGGTTGGTTTTACGCTTAAAAACACTCTCTCAAAGCACGGGACAGTCTCACGCGGCATCTGCCGTCTTGATAAAGGTAGTTATCTCACGAACGTGACTGAACTAACTCGGATCGGTATTGACGATGATCAAATTTATTATCTCGATGCTTATGATCAGCGCCAGGCGCTGACTGGCCGCGAAACAGTTTCAATGGGAATGTGGGCTTTCCAGCCGACAATTTTCAAGCACTTGCGTCAGCAGTTTCTAGAATTTCTTACTGCGCGCGGCCAGGATCTCAAAGCTGAATTTTTTATTCCAACTGTTGTCAGTCGCCTTATCGAGACCCAGCAAGCTAGAGTGCGGGTTTTGAGCTCCAATTCCAGATGGTTCGGCATGACACTTAAAGAAGATCGAGAAAACGTTCGTCAAACACTTAACGCCTTAAAGGAGCAATATGAAGATTTCATTCCACAGTCAGGCGCTCGATAAACTTGCGCTTGAAGCCTTAATTGTACCGCTCGCAGTTGGTGGCGCATCTAAAATGCCGGCCGAATTGCAATCTAAAATCCCCCAAACAGCTTTTGCAAGTTTTCAGGGAAAAATTGGTCAGCACGTCGCTATTTTCCCGAATCAAGGCGTTCTTGAGAGAATTATCTTAGTGGGTTTGGGTGATACTCAAAGCGACATTGCCTTGACTGAACGCTTGCGGCGCTCGGTCGCTTTTGGGACGCGTGAGAGTCTTAAGTTGTCAGCGAGTAAAATTGGAATCTACCTGCCGGAAACTAATGAGACTGTCCTCTATGAATCCGCGCTAATGCCGATTTTAGCGGCTTATAGATATGAAAAACATCGTTCCAAAAAAGAAGATCATAAAGAACTTGAACATCTTGTTTTAATCGGTGACAAGAAGCTTGCCAAGACCCGATCGATTCTTGAGTGGGTTGCAATTATTGCTGACAGTGTGCGAATTGCGCGCGACCTTGTGAATGCTCCGAGTAATATTATGACACCGAAGAGGCTTGCTCAAGCGGCGCGAACGATGATGAGTGGCATCAAGCATTGCACAATCGCAACTTGGGGATTGCCTGAACTGATGCGCAAAAAGTTTGGCGCTCTTCTAGCCGTTGCCCAGGGTTCGGATGAAGAACCTCAACTCATCACTCTGCAATATCAACCGCCAGCCGCGAAGAAAACAGTTGTTTTTGTTGGTAAGGGTGTAACCTTTGACACCGGCGGCATCAATCTCAAGCCTGAACGCGGGATCGAGGGCATGCAGATGGATATGGCTGGTGGCGCGATTGTACTCACAGCCGTAACTGCAATCGCGAAGCTCAAGCTCCCAATTCGCGTCATCGCGATCGTACCAGCGACTGAAAACATGCCAAGCGGCGCCGCGCTTAAGCCTGGAGATATAGTGACTACGCTAGCTGGCCTAACAATTGAGGTTGCTAATACCGATGCCGAGGGGCGCATGATTTTAGCCGATGCGCTTACTTACGCCGCCGATTTTAAACCCGATCAGATAATCGATTGCGCCACGCTCACCGGCGCCGCTCTCGTTGCTTTGGGCGAAGAGCAGGCCGCCTTAATCGGCAATAATTCTACGTTCGTTGATCAAATAATAAAGGCGGGTACGGTAACTGGAGAAGAGCTGTGTCGTTTGCCGCTCACCGATGATTACCGAGAGCATGTTAAAAGCGAGATCGCTGATGTTAAAAACGTTGGCCGAAAGAGCAATGCCGGGGTAATTTCAGGGGCGGCGTTTTTAGAAAAATTCGTTCCCAAAGATCTGCCTTGGGCGCATATCGATTTGGCTGGACCGGCCATTCGTTCTTACCCTCGCTCCTATGAACCAAAGGGTGGCACGGGCTGGGGAGTCCGTCTCCTGATTGAATATATTCATTCATGCATTTCAGAGGCATAAAATGCGAATTCTGCTTATTCAATGTCGGACTGATGCTTCGCAGGCGCATGAACAATACTGTGTGCAAACGCATGCTGGTCAATCAGTTAAAACCTTGACAGTTGTTAATCCGATTATAGAGCCAGGTTCGGTACAGGCGGCGGGTTTTGATTATGACGCGGTCATTCTGGGCGGTTCGGGCGAGTTCCAGCTTTCACGGCCCACTCCTGAACTTGGATGCGCTTTAGATGAACTTTGCCCTATTCTCGACCAAATTTTAGAACGAGAGTTGCCATTTTTAGGTATGTGTTTTGGCCATCAAATTTTAGCTTGGCACTTAGGTATGCCTGTTGAGGAAAATCACGAAGAATCTCAAATTGGGAGTTTTGAGGTTAGTCTTTCTGAAAATGGTCAAGCTGATCCAATTTTTCAAGGTATTCCAGCAACTTTCATAGCTCAACATGGGCATAAAGATTGTGTTATGCGACTGCCACTAAATGCAACTCATCTTGCCAGCGGCGCCCGACACTGTAATGATGGCTATCGCATTGGATCGCGGGCATATGGTTTACAATTTCATCCCGAGCTCACTCTTGACGATCTTATTGAACGACTAAAACTTTATCCGAGTTATTTGAAAGGTAAAACTCTTGAAGAAGCCCGCGGAGATTTTCAGGCTTCTCCAGAAGCGCCCAAGGTTCTCAAAAATTTTTTTGCCCTCGCTCGTATTGGCTAGTGTCAGCAGACGATTAGAGAGGATACACCTATGACCATACTCAAAACTCGTGGCGTTGTGCTCAAGCGTCGGGTTTACGGCGAGGCGGATCGAATTCTTACTATCCTGACGCCGCGTCTCGGTAAAATTACGGCAATCGCCAAAGGCTCACGTCGGCCAACGAGCAAATTGGTCGGCCATTTAGAATTATTCTATCTGGTTGATTGGGTGCTCGCTGAAGGTCGAACTTGGTACATTGTTTCCAGCGCTGAAACAGTCGTATCTTTTCAAAACTTGCAAAAAGAGTTGTCCATAACGAGTGCGGCTGGCTATATCGCCACACTCATTGATCGAGTTTTACCGGAGGGTGAAACATCGTCCCGACTCTATCATTTAGCAATCGAGACATTCACAACCTTGACCCGCGCCCATGCCGAGCTGATTCTTCGTCAAACTGAATGGCAAATTTTACTTGCGATTGGCTTACGGCCCGAATTACATCGGTGCAGTCATTGTGCTCAAGCATTAACACCAACTCATCTCGGTCTATGCCCAACACGAGGCGGTGCGCTGTGTGTGAATTGCCTGATGAGCGAAGCAATCCACATTCCAGTTACCGCAACCACACTCAAGCTTTTACGTCTTTTTGAACAGGCGCCAAAAATGCTTGCGCGGCGCCTAGTAGTCCCGAAAGCAATCACTCAAGAGCTTGAGCGGGTCACTCGCGCTTTCCTAGAACACGCCCTGGAGAAGCCAATCCCATTTCAAGGGTTAATCGCACATGCTAACAATTAACCTCGCCGCTATCCGAGAGAACATTCGGATTTTGAAAACAGCGGCGGCGCCTGCCAAATTCATGGCTGTCGTTAAAAATAATGCCTATGGTCATGGTCTAATCGAGGTCGCTCAAGCGGCGCTTGAAGCAGGCAGTGATTGGCTCGGCGTGATCCATGTGAGTGAAGGCGTCCAGTTACGCGATACGGGCATCACGGCGCCAATTCTTGTACTCGGCTACGTGCCGCCCGAAGATATTCCTCACGCAGTTCACTATCGTATCGATATTCCACTCATCAATCTTGAGCACGCGCACAAGGTGCGCTCAAAAATTCCGACTGGCAAGAAACTTCGCGTGCATCTCAAGATTGAAACCGGGCTCAATCGTTTTGGCGTCACAAGCCTTGAACTCTTGGAGCTCGCTCAATTTATTGGTTTAAGATCAGCGCATTCCGGACAAAACTCGGCTTTTAGCCCGATCGGAGTTTATTCACATTTGGCGGCTGTCGAAGAAGTGGCTTTTGGCCATGCTCGGCTTCAACTTGACAATTTTGATGAACAGACACGTCGCCTCGGCGCGCATAAAAATGGAGACTTATTGCGCCACATTGCCGCTACGGCCGCAATTTTAATGTTGCCAGAAAGCCATCTCGATTTAGTGCGTTCAGGGATTGGTATTTATGGTCTCTGGCCGTCAGCCGAGATTGCCCGTCGAGTTGACCATCCAACAGCTCGACTTCAACCAGCGCTCGAATGGAGCGAGCCGATCGCCGAGCTTAAAAAGGTTCAGGCAAATCAGCCTGTTGGTTACGGTTGTTCGTGGAAACCGATCAAAGATGCGACCGTTGCATTAATAGCAATAGGTTATGCTGACGGACTGGATCGGAAGTTTTCTAGCATTGGAGTTGTTGAGGTGCTGGATACAGAGTGTCCAATCGTCGGCAGAATTTGTACGAACGTGACTTTTATCGACGTTACGCATGTGCCACGGGTAACAGTCGGCGACGAGGTGATTTTATTATCAGCCTCACAAACTTCGCCTGCTTCTGCGCAGGCACAGGCGGATCGAATTAATACTATTCACTATGAGTTAGTTAGTCGATTGCCAATACACATCCAACGATCGTATATTCAATAACTTATGATCGGAATTTTTGATTCAGGAGTTGGAGGTTTGTTTGTTTTTAAGCGCCTGCAGAGCGCCTTGCCGAAGAATTCTTTTATTTATTTAGCTGATCAGGCTTTTGCGCCCTATGGCGAGCGAACGCAAAGTGAGATCCAAGCGCGCACAAAAAAGATAGTTGAATTTTTAGTTCATAAAGGCTCGCGGCTGATAGTAATTGCTTGCAATACAGCCACCCTGAACGCAGTGAACTTCCTCCGCAAAACATTCCCAGTCCTTCCTATCGTTGGTATGGAGCCGGCTGTTAAGCCCGCAACCAAAAGACATAAAAATATCATCGTTTTGGGTACGAACTCGACGGTACGGAATAGACGCTATCGCACGCTTATTAACCGTTATGCCGCTGGCAAACAAGTTTGGCACCTGGGCGCGCCAGATTTGGTGCGCCAAGTTGAACGCGGTGAACTCGATGATTTGACCGCGCTCAAGAATATTTTAAGTTCACCAACTCAAGCTGGTGCGACCGCTTTTGTAGTTGGATGTACTCACTTTTCATTTTTAACTCCGGCTATTCAACGCATCTGCTCAGGCCTTGAAATTTTCGATGGAGCCGAAGGAACGGTCGCTGAAGCGGCGCGCCAGGCGATTGCTTTGAATTTGAAAGATCACAAGCCGACCAATCAATTTTTTACGACTGGAGCAAGTAAAAAAGTTTCGTTTTTGGGGCAAGCCATTAACTTAAACGCTCTTTACCCGTCGCAAGTCACGGGTATACAATGCAAGCAATGACAAAATATTCAGAAAATTTTATGGAGATACTCGTTTCGCTCGCCAAGCGGCGTGGGTTTGTGTTCCCCTCGGCCGAGATTTACGGCGGTCTTGGAGCTGTCTGGGACTACGGTCCGCTCGGGGCACTTATGAAGCAAAATTTACGCACTCTTTGGCTCGAGCGGTTTATCTATAGTCGCCAGGATGTTATTCCGATTGAGGCTTCTATTCTTACTAATCGAAAAGTGCTTCAGGCTTCCGGCCACGAAAAAGGATTTAGCGACTCGCTCGTTGAGTGTCGAATCTGTCACGAACGGTTTCGGTCAGATCACGAGATACCACAGGCAAAAGATCACAAGCATGACCTGACTAAAGCAAAGCAGTTCAATATTATGTTTAAGACTTACGCTGGGCCAATCGAGAATGAGGGCAACCTAGTTTATCTAAGACCCGAAACAGCCCAAGGAATGTTTACTAATTTCAAACTTGTTGCCGATGCTCTCCGTTTGCACCCTCCGTTTGGCATTGCTCAGATTGGCAAAAATTTCCGGAATGAAATTACGACCGGTCATTTTATCTTTAGATTGCGTGAACTCGAAATTGCCGAACTTGAGTATTATGTCTTACCTGAAGACGCGGCGCGTTGGAACGATGTTTGGGTCAAGGAATGGCAAACTTTTTTTGCCGATCTTGGTTTGAGTGGTGATAAAGTTCGAATTCGAATTCTTGAGGCGGATGAGCGGGCTCACTATGCCGCCTCCAATATGGACTTTGAGTATGAATTTCCTTTTGGCTGGGGCGAATTTGCCGGCGTTGCTAATCGAACCGACTACGACTTGAAGAATCATATTGAGCATTCAGGCAAAGACCTAACCTGGTTTAATGAGGAAGCTAAAGAGAAAATAATTCCTTATGTGATCGAGCCAACACTCGGACTTGATCGCCTTTTGATGGCTCTTCTTGTGCAGGGTCTCATGATTTCTGATGGAACCGATGGGCGCGAAGCGGGGGAGATGGTTTTGAAACTCCATCCGCGAGTTGCACCAATCACGGTCGCAGTCTTTCCGCTTGTCAAAAAGGAAGGGCTGGCGGAGCTTGCGGGTGAAATTGCGATGGAACTTCGCACAAGCAGAATTGGTTATATTCAAACGGATGAGTCGGGTTCGATTGGACGACGCTATCGCCGTCAAGATGAAATTGGCACACCATTTTGCGTTACAGTCGATTTTCAAACCAAAGAAGATGGCACTGTGACGATCCGCCAGCGCGACACACTTAAACAGGAACGCGTTCATCGCACCGAACTCGCTGTTAAACTTAAAGAATCACTTGCATAAAAAACCTGGCGGGAGGATGCGCCAGGCTAAAGAAAGGGTGACTATAAAAAAACTTGTCGAGTGTCTGATGTTGCCTCGACTAATTTTCTACTCTCACCATCCGGAGGTCTCGTGTTCCAGGCACGCGATCTCGCCTTCTTCACAGATTGGCAATCCAGGCTTTTGCCGACCTGCGAGGATCGCATCGAGTTCATCGATGTCGAACGGCGCCGCGACGTATCTTTCCAGGATTTTGACCAGGAAATCCTGGAAAGATCGACCATAGTGGGCTTTAATCGGATGCAGATTGAAAGCCCAACAGATGGCCTCGCGAGCTATTCGTGAAACGCGGCGGTTGCCGACTGTTATCTCGGCGTACAGTCGCAGTCCGCGTTCGAAAAGCTCGCTTCGCTCGTCTGGCGAACATCTTCTGTGCCGATCGCCAACCAGCAATTGGACGATCTGGTGAACGTTGCCATTTTCGGCAACGTTGGTGGCGTCAAAGCCCGTGGTGCTGACGCCACACTCTTTGAGAAGCCCGAAGGCTTCTCGGACCTCTGTGACAGGGGTTATTGCCCCCATTCCAAAGATCATATTCAGTTCCTCCGTTCGCTTTTTGCTCGTGAGTGAGCACAAGCAGTATGATAATATCATAGAAAGACATCGAGATACTGAATATGAAGGAGGGGGATGGGGCAATTGAAAACCAGTTCGCCAAACGGCCGACTTTTAATTTGGGTTTATGCGCTTGGAGCCGGTGTGGCCGCAATGAGCACCCCGGTACTGTTTGTAATTCTGCCGTTTTTAATTCAAGAATTTTCTTTGAACGCAATGGACATTGAATGGACACTGGTGGCGCGCACGTTGCCATTTGTTCTGGCATTTCTCGTGGCCGGATCACTCGCCAGGCGATTCTCAATGCGAAACTTGCTGATTTTAAGCTCAATCTTTATTATATTCGGCTCAATTGCCGCCATTGATGCCTGGGCGCTAACTTCATTACTCGCGGCTCAAATTCTAATTGGCCTTGGAGCCGGTTTATTTTTGTCAATTAGTCTGACTTTTCTAAAAGCAGTGACTGCTAAAACGCAGTTGGCAAATATGATGCGCATATGGTTTTTAGGCGCTGTCCTTCTAGCCGCTCTCGGCCCATTGATTGCGGGTTGGTTAATGTTGAAAGGAGAGTGGCCAGCCGTGTTTTGGTTTCAGATTCTCGTTTTTGTTATTACGAGCGGAGCGCTTTTAAAGCAAGGTGCGATTGAGGAACCCGCAAGCTCAAAAATTGAGATTGATTGGCTAGGCTGGATTCTCCTGGCCTTGATACTTTTCGGTTTAAGTTTTGCCTCGATTCAACTGCCCAATTTAGGACCTAATAGTTTCTCTGTGCTCTTGGCGCTGACGGCGAGCTTTGTTATAGCAGTTGTTTTTATCTTCGTTGAATTAGCCGCTCCCGCGCCTCTGATAAACTTAACTCTTTTCAAATCAAGAACGCCTTTAGGCGCCAACGGCGCGAGTCTTTTACTTGCTTCGGCTCTGGGTATTTTTCTGATTGTTTTGACGCTTGAGCTTGAGCAGGTTCAAAAACTTTCTCCTCCCTTGATCGGTCTCACTCTGGCTTTGCCCGGCTTAAGCGCGTTGATATTGAGGGGGCCGGCGTATCTAATGACCGATCGTTTAGGCGCTCGACTTCCGCTTTTGGTTGGCGCAATTTTGATGGCCGTGGGTTTTATGGAACTTGCCCGGATTAGCCTCACTGCTCCTTACCTCTCCGACATCTTGCCAGGTGTAATTCTTTTGGGGTTTGGTTTGCCTTTCGTTCGCGCCTCGCTTAGACAGTCGGCATTGCAAGTTGAAGAAGAGCAAATTGAACACGCCTCAAGATTGAACGCCGGACTTGGCCACCTGACTTTCTTGATAGTGGCAACTTTTTTCTTGGGCAACATGATGAGCGCGACTAAGCAGGAACTCGTGCGTGAACTCAATGGCGTGATTTTACTCTCACAGGATCGCATTTCAATCCTAAAAGCGGCGCAGAACCTAGAGCCGATCACTTTTTCGGTTTCACTTGATGATTTTGCGCGCCAAGCAATTAAGCAGAGTGTTAAAAATGCCCAGCATTTAGGGCATAAAAAAATGTTTAATATTGCTTCAGCCTTAGCGTTTGGAGCCGCTTTAATTGCGATCTTTCTTCTGCCAGCGTATAAAACACCGCCGAATCCAAAAAGAAAAGAGGCTTTAACGCCTCTATGAGACCTGTTTCAAGGGTCTCTATTTCTTGCAACCAAGCTCAAGCGCCTGCCGGAGAACGATTAAGTGGGGTTCGGCCAAAAAAACGTGGAGCTCGCCACTTATCTCTCTGGGTTTGGGTTCGCCGTGAGCCTTGACCGCCCAATCG
The DNA window shown above is from Candidatus Berkelbacteria bacterium and carries:
- a CDS encoding glycine--tRNA ligase, translating into MEILVSLAKRRGFVFPSAEIYGGLGAVWDYGPLGALMKQNLRTLWLERFIYSRQDVIPIEASILTNRKVLQASGHEKGFSDSLVECRICHERFRSDHEIPQAKDHKHDLTKAKQFNIMFKTYAGPIENEGNLVYLRPETAQGMFTNFKLVADALRLHPPFGIAQIGKNFRNEITTGHFIFRLRELEIAELEYYVLPEDAARWNDVWVKEWQTFFADLGLSGDKVRIRILEADERAHYAASNMDFEYEFPFGWGEFAGVANRTDYDLKNHIEHSGKDLTWFNEEAKEKIIPYVIEPTLGLDRLLMALLVQGLMISDGTDGREAGEMVLKLHPRVAPITVAVFPLVKKEGLAELAGEIAMELRTSRIGYIQTDESGSIGRRYRRQDEIGTPFCVTVDFQTKEDGTVTIRQRDTLKQERVHRTELAVKLKESLA
- a CDS encoding nucleotidyltransferase translates to MKPTLLVLAAGVGSRYGGLKQLDLVGSLGTIIDYSVYDALEVGFGKIVFVINKLLQAEFETKIGRKYAKVCEIAYVRQELTSDLLVGFNLPSARSKPWGTGHAILVAEEAIQEPFVVVNADDFYGRESFRVIANFLRSSNEYGLVGFTLKNTLSKHGTVSRGICRLDKGSYLTNVTELTRIGIDDDQIYYLDAYDQRQALTGRETVSMGMWAFQPTIFKHLRQQFLEFLTARGQDLKAEFFIPTVVSRLIETQQARVRVLSSNSRWFGMTLKEDRENVRQTLNALKEQYEDFIPQSGAR
- a CDS encoding metal-dependent hydrolase; this translates as MTDKTHQILGLATATVGFFVIHPDIDLTWSVAGTLLFGSFFGSILPDIDQPTSNFWDSVPLGKIINRPLAKTLGGHRNLSHSILGFLLFTWIVGWLFTALIRPDSFVSQVIFLESFQLGFIAHLIADSVTVQGIPVFWPLGGNMGFPPRPLHGARILTGKWFENLVVFPVSILGFIFLLANYSNRLCLILSDWLCR
- the recO gene encoding DNA repair protein RecO; this translates as MTILKTRGVVLKRRVYGEADRILTILTPRLGKITAIAKGSRRPTSKLVGHLELFYLVDWVLAEGRTWYIVSSAETVVSFQNLQKELSITSAAGYIATLIDRVLPEGETSSRLYHLAIETFTTLTRAHAELILRQTEWQILLAIGLRPELHRCSHCAQALTPTHLGLCPTRGGALCVNCLMSEAIHIPVTATTLKLLRLFEQAPKMLARRLVVPKAITQELERVTRAFLEHALEKPIPFQGLIAHANN
- a CDS encoding leucyl aminopeptidase, producing the protein MKISFHSQALDKLALEALIVPLAVGGASKMPAELQSKIPQTAFASFQGKIGQHVAIFPNQGVLERIILVGLGDTQSDIALTERLRRSVAFGTRESLKLSASKIGIYLPETNETVLYESALMPILAAYRYEKHRSKKEDHKELEHLVLIGDKKLAKTRSILEWVAIIADSVRIARDLVNAPSNIMTPKRLAQAARTMMSGIKHCTIATWGLPELMRKKFGALLAVAQGSDEEPQLITLQYQPPAAKKTVVFVGKGVTFDTGGINLKPERGIEGMQMDMAGGAIVLTAVTAIAKLKLPIRVIAIVPATENMPSGAALKPGDIVTTLAGLTIEVANTDAEGRMILADALTYAADFKPDQIIDCATLTGAALVALGEEQAALIGNNSTFVDQIIKAGTVTGEELCRLPLTDDYREHVKSEIADVKNVGRKSNAGVISGAAFLEKFVPKDLPWAHIDLAGPAIRSYPRSYEPKGGTGWGVRLLIEYIHSCISEA
- the murI gene encoding glutamate racemase, producing MIGIFDSGVGGLFVFKRLQSALPKNSFIYLADQAFAPYGERTQSEIQARTKKIVEFLVHKGSRLIVIACNTATLNAVNFLRKTFPVLPIVGMEPAVKPATKRHKNIIVLGTNSTVRNRRYRTLINRYAAGKQVWHLGAPDLVRQVERGELDDLTALKNILSSPTQAGATAFVVGCTHFSFLTPAIQRICSGLEIFDGAEGTVAEAARQAIALNLKDHKPTNQFFTTGASKKVSFLGQAINLNALYPSQVTGIQCKQ
- the mutM gene encoding bifunctional DNA-formamidopyrimidine glycosylase/DNA-(apurinic or apyrimidinic site) lyase, whose protein sequence is MPELPEVEIVARGLAKRLVDQTVINVQVSNQKSFLADAADIQKHLIRARVLSVRRRQKLILIELSNGWMLVIHLKMTGQLIFLSSKKSFVGGHPEKVYTQSLPNKHTHVVINFSHGILYFNDLRKFGWMRLFTRRKETDSRHRSIEEFLQALMLGPEPLEGDFTVQWLKDRLQKRQIPIKQALMDQKIAAGVGNIYADEALFRAGIQPERLAKSLKIQEIAKLHRTIRDVLRLGIIRGGTSVNTYLNSEGTPGKMQAYLKVYGRRGQRCFKCKHLIKRIRIGQRSTHFCPVCQK
- the alr gene encoding alanine racemase, which produces MLTINLAAIRENIRILKTAAAPAKFMAVVKNNAYGHGLIEVAQAALEAGSDWLGVIHVSEGVQLRDTGITAPILVLGYVPPEDIPHAVHYRIDIPLINLEHAHKVRSKIPTGKKLRVHLKIETGLNRFGVTSLELLELAQFIGLRSAHSGQNSAFSPIGVYSHLAAVEEVAFGHARLQLDNFDEQTRRLGAHKNGDLLRHIAATAAILMLPESHLDLVRSGIGIYGLWPSAEIARRVDHPTARLQPALEWSEPIAELKKVQANQPVGYGCSWKPIKDATVALIAIGYADGLDRKFSSIGVVEVLDTECPIVGRICTNVTFIDVTHVPRVTVGDEVILLSASQTSPASAQAQADRINTIHYELVSRLPIHIQRSYIQ
- a CDS encoding DNA helicase UvrD codes for the protein MPMRIITDFHIHSRFARACSKRLTLPIIAAWAQIKGIDLVGTADFTHPVWLSEIRKQLTEDGEGIYRLRDEFRVDLPYAVKEPRPVRFTLTHEIATIWSQNGKLRRMHTVVVAPNLEVAEKLTKTLTPHGKLGADGRPILGMSARTLAELAWSVDERMLIIPAHAWTPWFAVFGSQSGFDSLEECFGADLVDRIPAIETGMSSNPAMNWQLSALDSVALISCSDGHSPDNLGREATVFHVEDDLSFGLVAKMIWEAAPIRRQNNQTHKSQTMNYLDYTIEFFPEEGKYHHDGHRLCGVNWNPEERKRHQGMCTSCGKPVTVGVLSRIDALADRPLGFRPDGAPRFLSIVPIRDIASALLLVGKKTKAVDKLYTSLISSLGPEFDVLLDAPVEKVREASSENFAEIIAAMRAGNVCMRPGYDGVYGVLELPSHQPKQTSLFQKA